tttatatattttatctatTCTTATAGAGATATCTAAGTTGTTGAGGTACTATCATCCGTCCAACAACCTAAATCTTTCGACCATGTATATGTGTTAGCATTTGTGAGATTTAGAATAACATTTTCTGATGGACTGACAGATATGTTTCGTATCTTCTTATTTACTCTTACTTTATTACCCTCAACAGGTTCCTTGAATAATACAGGCATGACTGGGATATTTTTGTGTACAGCCTTAAATGTAGTCAAATCCcaaacaaatattaatccACGTTCTCCGAGGCATATTAGATATTGCTTATCAATTCTCATTTTAACTATTTTATGACCCAAGCTTATCATAGGCATTTTGTGTCGGCCATTtaaagagaagaaaaaaagagagCCATTGGCTGTGCCAATACACCAGCAGTTATTTATTACTGAACCTATTGCACAAATAATAACCTCAGGTAGATATACTTCAAGGACTCTCTTCCCACTATGATAGCCAAGCAACTTAGTAGGATTATCTTGGATAGCTTCCCTATCAAATTGGATCGATCTTTCTACTCCATTTCTTATTTCTAGAACGTACATTTCTTCTAGGTCCCCACATTGAATTAAGACTGCATCTGTATCCAAAATAACATTAGGGTATTCCACATACCGAGAATTTGGTTCCTCACTCCATACTTTTTCGTAGGTAAATTTCGAATTTAATGTTAAGCTGGGACTGTTGCCAAGTTCTGTTGGTTCTGTAATATTTGCTAGATTATCTTGGTTAGGAACCTTTTCtgtatctttattttgagaatcttcatcaattgCACCGTCGGTATGGTCTGtagattttgataattctcGTTCTCTAGTACCCATTATTAAGGTATGAATCCCAAGCCTAGGAATATTAATCGATGAGGATCCAATTTTACCCTTATTTGCTAGAAGTGATAGTGGTGAAAgtttgtttaaatttgatttattacgTTTTGCAATATTATCTACCGAAGTAGAAAGTTTTTGGGTTGCTACCTTCTTATTAGGAGAATGTTCAGAAGAAATGAGCATAGGAGCAACCCTTTTTTTACCGTTTTTAATAGTTGTTGTTTGTGATTTAccatctttttttctttttggaACTagaatattgattttttcagTTGTTTTAGTAGGCAGTTCAGATGCTTTCTTATCAGTGAGAGTGCCTAAATTCTTGTTTTCATGAGTCATTCCCACTCGTTgtgataataaatcttgCGTTTGCTTGTTTGAAACCAGTTGCTGTTCAAGTagattttttgattttgcaGATTTTAAgctaatttctttttctgcTTCCCcctctaataataattgtttcACACTTTCTGGGAACTCTAAAGAATCTTTATCGACACCATATCTATGCAAATGCTCTATATTCTTCTCAATAGAAATCGGTATTCCAAgttcatttttttgaagaagaagtaCAGTTATTGTGCCATCTAATGATGtcacaaataaaatatcgCCGTCTGGATTCCAACACATATCAGTTATTGATTTGGTTGCAATGTCGTATGCAACAAATATAGGCCTTGCTCTACTGGTTGACCAAACTGCCAGAGTTTTATCTTGACCAGCAGTTGCAATAATAGAGTCTactttatcattttttgtaaattttgatttttcattatcctTTTGTGAATTACTAGAGCCTTTATTACaacttttttcaacttcaaACAATCTTGGATTAAACCGTGCTACCTCAGTTGGGGCATCATGGCCAATTAACGAGACACTAGTATCCCAATTACCTCTATTCACAATGACAACCGAACTAACGGGCCCATTTGTAGCGTTAGGAACCGCTATATGTTGCCCGTCAGGTGACCACGACAATCTTCTAAAGTAGGTTGTTAAAGGAGACTCTAGGAAAGGTTCTGTTACAATAGATTCAATAGTGAAAGACATCTCACCTGCTCTATgatatctaaatattttcatagTTCTGTCATCTGAAGTAGttgcaaaatatttatttgctGGATCAAATATAACCCCCTTTACCAATGAATTATGCACATCAAATCTCTTAATTCTTTCGAAGGTTGATCCGTTCCATATTATGACTGATCTATCTAGACCTACCGTGACAAGAATGCTAGAATCAGGTGCCCAGCACATATCTTGTATGTCATTATCATGGGCAACTAATCTCCTTCTAACAGTCCATCTTTCAGTTTCGGGTTCTGATCCAAAGGTTGGTAGAGTTATGTGCTCTTCCTCTAACGTCCATATCAGCAATATTCTGTCGTCAGAACCACTGGCTAAGTATTTCCCATCTGGAGAAAACTTTAAACAAGTTACAGAGCCAGTGTGCCGGCTCATGCTTGCTAGAGGcctttttaattcttcattaacCACATGACTTGTTTTTTGAAATAGATCAGCAgcaatttttatattatccACTGACcatattcttattttacCATCTAAACCACCAGTAGCAATTCTTTTGCCATCAGGGCTAATATCaatagaatatatttcaaatctGCGATGTGTTTCTTGGTGTACCAACCATGGTAGCTTGACAATTTTCATCAGCAAATGATAAAGTTGACCTTAACGtccaattaaataaatatgattataGTTTATGATTTGGcgtattttttattcaaaaggTAATGTTGTATTATCcataaacaattattttttgtcaTGAGATTCGCTTAAAATAGCATTATGCGGCATACAAAAAACATACCCtattttgttaaataaaTGAGCATTCTTAATTTCATAGAGTGAATATTTAAGCCAAAAAAGTGTACTATTTAGgccaatatatatatctatctATCTAAGGAGACAATAATTGAAAAGTGAGTTTATTTTGCATAGaaaatctattaattttgtcttatattatgaaaaaaaatctatacTTACTATATTACAATGATGGTAATGCATTACAAGTTAACCACCATTCAAGAATAACGTTCCCTGATGCTCTACTGCCTCTAGCAACActcaattttttaataaataggTCATTTGCAGTTGGATTATGGCAAACTTGTGGTAGAACATCAATTAGCCAATTTTTAGTTTGCATAGGGTATTTCCCTATCAACGCTCTAATAACATCAGTGAATGCATTAATATCTGACCTTTGCGTGTGGAAGACACCATACATAACCTGCaatgtaatattttgacCAAGAGCATTGATTTGCTGTTGTACCGTCTCTAAGTCTTGTTGTgtatatttcttattattaatcatCTTAGTCCAAAATTTTGTAGTTGCAACTAAAGTAAATTTCTCCttagatgataataactttaaaaattccggtaaaataaaagttgTCCAATGAGTTGAATGGATTGCCAAAGAAGGTTTGACATCTAATGTATTATTAACGAAATTAACTGTCATTTGTACTAAATCTGGATCCTTCGCTATAATATCTTGATAAAATGCCAGAAAAAATCTTTCGAACATAAAATCATATTCTTGTACAGTTAATAGAGCTTTAAATTGGCATACTAGACGTTCTAGTAAGTAAACAAAATATGGTAGTGAAACACTTAATTCACTAGTAGATAAATgttttattagaaattcCATAATTTCTGGCATGGAAAATCTTAAAAAATGCGGTTCGTCCTCTGGAATTGTAGATGCTTTGCCTAATATCAAACAGCTGATTTCAACAAATTCTGGTCTTTTACCATATAGGGGATTCGATAGTAGTTTAtccaatatatttaatacttTAGCTCTAATTTGTAAGGGATCTTCTGCCCAAAATGTTTGGAATTCTTGTAATCTTGGCAACATTAAAGAATCTTccatttcatttttttgaataaacGAAGAACCTAATTCTGAAATACAAGAACATAAACAGTGGATATAGTTTATTTGGACTTGAACTtgttgaatatttgaattagccatagttttttcaattagTTGAATAGTATTAGTAATTAGAGCTAAAACGAAATTTGCTTGTTCCTGAGGACCATTAGAGACTAGAACTTGCAGAATGTAGCCAATGGATCTCATCATTTTTTCCCTGGTAAAGTTAGACATATTTGAATTCAGGTCTAAGATggaatttaaaacatttatAAACTGATTCAAATAACCGGTTAGTTGTTTTTTACAATCTTCACATAATTTCGCAattgtattaataataaaggtCTCTAATTTATCGttcaaatctttaataCCCTGATCATTGGTAGAAATTGCACAGACTTCAAGGCCTTGGAATAGTTTGTCAATTGTCATACTTAATTGTGCTACATCTGTTTCATAATAACCTGCTAAAGTGCCAATTAAGATGGTACTCgtttttacaaaatttgTTTGCAATAATTTGTTAACTTGATTGGCcattataatattagtatGGCCAGTTTggaaaagaaacaaaatattatcaaagaaTGACTTACTATTTGAGCCAATTATATCACAAATCCATGGACTATCCGAAAGATCCATATCGACCAATAAAATGTTCAGCAAGAATGCCATAGTctcaatttgaaaaatatctGGGTTAGAGGTGGAATTTTGTGAAATTCCTTCAATTAAAACGTTTGTCAATCTTGAATTACCTAAGACAGCCCAGAATGACTCAATTAATTCAGAAACTGCAGTTCTGAAGTCGTCGAAAGCATTTATTTCGTTATCTTCATCAGTATCTTCTAGTAGTTTTTGTTTATTCAATAAGCTGATTTTtggtaaataaatatttaaaacttgttgaaatatttcaatagcTACATCTGCTGAATTTTCGTTCATTGATTCTTGCGGTAAATTTGTGTAGCCTTCTGCTAAATCCATCCAGAAATCTACCATTTTAACAGAGAAATATTCTTGTAATACGGGAGTTAGTGGAAAATTTGTCAATTGCAGTAGAATTTTAATATGTTCTTgtgaattagaagaattattattacctaAAGTAGTAAATAACTTGTTACAAACATCCAAGGTGTTAATTTGCAAAAAATCTACAATACAATTGGAAAGTTCTCTTAAATCATCATACATTTCGTTTGTAACCATATGCTTCATATATTGCATCATCCATTGATTCTTATTGGTTAAGTCATCAAGTGAAACATCAGGAGGTGGTTGAGTTCTTGATACACCCAAAAAGATTACCTCAAACTGATATCTAATATCGAAATCTAATAACAAAGCATCATTAGCAAAGACGTTTGCAAAAATTGATACAATTTTTTGAGTTGTTGTATAGTTATCAGTAATACTAGACATTAGatgtattaaatttaagaaaatttcatttaaatccATTTTCCCATGCGGTGAGACAGTTCTTGCCATTGAAATGTAATTAATCCAAGCAGAAATTGATTGAAATaacaaatcatttaaatcagtattaattatattaaaatttgataaattaaaatttaaaattgtcATTGttgtaatatataaatgattatgaacaatttcataaatttgtgaaatagaatttttttttgattgaAATTTAGTAATATCCTCGACGATAATCTCTGTAAAAGTCAAGATCAATTTGTTAAAATGCTTTGATTGCTggataaaatttattaattgatcataagatattttattattaatagattgtaagattaattgatttaaatttggatcATTTAAGTTGGACCAGCTTTCAACCGAAACACCACTCGAAGGGTCGTTAAAGCTAgataacaaaaatattaatgtgTCGATTGGGttattccaaaaatttggtaaattattattaatatcatcagATACTTGATTAGCATCATTATTAAGATttgtaaaaattaaagaagaattagacattaatttcttaattgtattccaagaagaagaagagcGTCGTGAATTAGTAGTTATATAATTATGCGATAATCTAACTAAATGAGAAATGTttgcaaaaaataatttccatAATTGATCAATTGAATGAACATTAGTATTTAATTGAACAGTTAAAGTTAATGCACCAAAATAACCACAATTTGGAAATTGATTTGGATCTAAGTTTAACAATTGATTGGCTATATCAAACCCATGCTCACTTGTTTGGATCTTTTGGAAATGCTGTTGAACTCTAACTATATCTAAATCagtagtattatttgaacGAGTGGTAGGTGCACCTGACAAGGTGTTAACGAGACCCACAACTTCTTGAATATCCATGGTTATAATAGTAAGAGTGCCTTATTGAGTAACTAGAACCAATTCTATGAAGAATCactaatttataaaaaaataattttttttaatttataattgtttTGGTATTAGAAGTCTAggtatataaaaatttaataatccgaaattcttgaaattttcCATATTGATACGCCCGTGCATTGTCTGATTTTGAAGATGAGCGAAGATCTATATAGCATGAAAATCAGGGCGGCTAGCATATGTTAAAGAATAAACAGagtatatttatatctaAAGGAGGTTTTGTGAAGCTTAAATGATcttattagattttttttaatataataggTTAAAGAGTTAGGGATATATTTCATGTCGTAGCAGATGCCGCTACTAACACAGAAAAATTAGTAACATTGCATTACATTACGTTGAAAACTGGTAGTTACATAAGTattcattgaaattatcaattacaaattcattataatAGGTAATAAGAAAACCGTAATGGTATATAGTCTATTTTCATATTAAATagctttttttaaaaaaaatagtaaccAAAAGCAAATTCTTAATTTACATTATGATCCTTTTATATAATCACAATCGAGTCTTCCATTCCCaatcttttcaaattaaagGCAACAAGATTTAATTCATCCCCTTCTCTATCAATACCGCCATATATTCTTAACCTTCCATTATCACTGTCATATAAAATTAAGCTTGGTGCTAGTTCTTCCTCCCGTTCCAGTGATTCGAGCATATCCTTCAAGTCTATTAGGCCAGGAACTACACGCGGCAGAGAGTTATGCACACCTTCATTGAATGCATCATCTGGAGGACATTGTATTCCATATTCTTCTTCCAAGATAGTAGCACTTTCATCAGCTTCGGCTATTATTGTAccattcaaattattatagaaTATTGGAGCTTGATTTATGGTAGACCCTTTCTCGTAGgtgaataatttatttctatcATTGTATGTGATATCATCAAGGGGGATGTATGCATGTGTCTTTAAATCTAACAATTCTGCTTGGCCATACGCACTTTTATAACACATCTTTATACAATCATGAATATAATAACCCATATAATACCAATCAAGCCCAAATCGTTTTGTTAAAGCTAATTCATGAATAGCACTTAACTTCCCCAGTGAATAGTGCTTATAATCAGGAtcataaataaaataaactGAAGATATCCCTGAAGGCATTATATCTAGCACGGCCAATGCTATTAGATTatctttataataatagcatTCATGTATTGTACCAAAATATGGGGCAACtttaaaattggaattcTTCTGccaattattcaattgatttaattgtGAATATGATAGTGTATTATGAAAAGGATTGTCACATAAAAATCGTTTAAATCCAGATTCTGTGGAGTCGTGATCGTTATGGATAGAATCttgaaatcttttaaataattcaaatttttccTTAGAAAAATCAGGTTTtgtgaaaataaaattaaaatccTTTGAATTTGTCAAATTACAAATCAACTCATCAAAAGATGTGTTTACAATTGGCGGAGCTTCGATAAACTTTGCAAATCTCTTTATggtttttttaaattctttggTTAGTTTAAAACTATTAGGGGAGGTTCTAATTGTATTCAATCGACAACAATTTCTTAAGTTATCTACTTTATAGAGAAACGTCCCCGATCttctaaaattattattacataaCGTATCGTATTGCTTTATCGTCATATTTTCGGAATGAAGGCCAATTGtacaattattatgattCTCCTCAGCAATTGATATGAA
This DNA window, taken from Henningerozyma blattae CBS 6284 chromosome 3, complete genome, encodes the following:
- the ATE1 gene encoding arginyltransferase (similar to Saccharomyces cerevisiae ATE1 (YGL017W); ancestral locus Anc_4.104); amino-acid sequence: MSANFANKLIITPPFYIKEPSTKCGYCHGKKDNTSDFISIAEENHNNCTIGLHSENMTIKQYDTLCNNNFRRSGTFLYKVDNLRNCCRLNTIRTSPNSFKLTKEFKKTIKRFAKFIEAPPIVNTSFDELICNLTNSKDFNFIFTKPDFSKEKFELFKRFQDSIHNDHDSTESGFKRFLCDNPFHNTLSYSQLNQLNNWQKNSNFKVAPYFGTIHECYYYKDNLIALAVLDIMPSGISSVYFIYDPDYKHYSLGKLSAIHELALTKRFGLDWYYMGYYIHDCIKMCYKSAYGQAELLDLKTHAYIPLDDITYNDRNKLFTYEKGSTINQAPIFYNNLNGTIIAEADESATILEEEYGIQCPPDDAFNEGVHNSLPRVVPGLIDLKDMLESLEREEELAPSLILYDSDNGRLRIYGGIDREGDELNLVAFNLKRLGMEDSIVII
- the KAP122 gene encoding Kap122p (similar to Saccharomyces cerevisiae KAP122 (YGL016W); ancestral locus Anc_4.105), whose translation is MDIQEVVGLVNTLSGAPTTRSNNTTDLDIVRVQQHFQKIQTSEHGFDIANQLLNLDPNQFPNCGYFGALTLTVQLNTNVHSIDQLWKLFFANISHLVRLSHNYITTNSRRSSSSWNTIKKLMSNSSLIFTNLNNDANQVSDDINNNLPNFWNNPIDTLIFLLSSFNDPSSGVSVESWSNLNDPNLNQLILQSINNKISYDQLINFIQQSKHFNKLILTFTEIIVEDITKFQSKKNSISQIYEIVHNHLYITTMTILNFNLSNFNIINTDLNDLLFQSISAWINYISMARTVSPHGKMDLNEIFLNLIHLMSSITDNYTTTQKIVSIFANVFANDALLLDFDIRYQFEVIFLGVSRTQPPPDVSLDDLTNKNQWMMQYMKHMVTNEMYDDLRELSNCIVDFLQINTLDVCNKLFTTLGNNNSSNSQEHIKILLQLTNFPLTPVLQEYFSVKMVDFWMDLAEGYTNLPQESMNENSADVAIEIFQQVLNIYLPKISLLNKQKLLEDTDEDNEINAFDDFRTAVSELIESFWAVLGNSRLTNVLIEGISQNSTSNPDIFQIETMAFLLNILLVDMDLSDSPWICDIIGSNSKSFFDNILFLFQTGHTNIIMANQVNKLLQTNFVKTSTILIGTLAGYYETDVAQLSMTIDKLFQGLEVCAISTNDQGIKDLNDKLETFIINTIAKLCEDCKKQLTGYLNQFINVLNSILDLNSNMSNFTREKMMRSIGYILQVLVSNGPQEQANFVLALITNTIQLIEKTMANSNIQQVQVQINYIHCLCSCISELGSSFIQKNEMEDSLMLPRLQEFQTFWAEDPLQIRAKVLNILDKLLSNPLYGKRPEFVEISCLILGKASTIPEDEPHFLRFSMPEIMEFLIKHLSTSELSVSLPYFVYLLERLVCQFKALLTVQEYDFMFERFFLAFYQDIIAKDPDLVQMTVNFVNNTLDVKPSLAIHSTHWTTFILPEFLKLLSSKEKFTLVATTKFWTKMINNKKYTQQDLETVQQQINALGQNITLQVMYGVFHTQRSDINAFTDVIRALIGKYPMQTKNWLIDVLPQVCHNPTANDLFIKKLSVARGSRASGNVILEWWLTCNALPSL
- the HIR1 gene encoding Hir1p (similar to Saccharomyces cerevisiae HIR1 (YBL008W); ancestral locus Anc_4.106), giving the protein MKIVKLPWLVHQETHRRFEIYSIDISPDGKRIATGGLDGKIRIWSVDNIKIAADLFQKTSHVVNEELKRPLASMSRHTGSVTCLKFSPDGKYLASGSDDRILLIWTLEEEHITLPTFGSEPETERWTVRRRLVAHDNDIQDMCWAPDSSILVTVGLDRSVIIWNGSTFERIKRFDVHNSLVKGVIFDPANKYFATTSDDRTMKIFRYHRAGEMSFTIESIVTEPFLESPLTTYFRRLSWSPDGQHIAVPNATNGPVSSVVIVNRGNWDTSVSLIGHDAPTEVARFNPRLFEVEKSCNKGSSNSQKDNEKSKFTKNDKVDSIIATAGQDKTLAVWSTSRARPIFVAYDIATKSITDMCWNPDGDILFVTSLDGTITVLLLQKNELGIPISIEKNIEHLHRYGVDKDSLEFPESVKQLLLEGEAEKEISLKSAKSKNLLEQQLVSNKQTQDLLSQRVGMTHENKNLGTLTDKKASELPTKTTEKINILVPKRKKDGKSQTTTIKNGKKRVAPMLISSEHSPNKKVATQKLSTSVDNIAKRNKSNLNKLSPLSLLANKGKIGSSSINIPRLGIHTLIMGTRERELSKSTDHTDGAIDEDSQNKDTEKVPNQDNLANITEPTELGNSPSLTLNSKFTYEKVWSEEPNSRYVEYPNVILDTDAVLIQCGDLEEMYVLEIRNGVERSIQFDREAIQDNPTKLLGYHSGKRVLEVYLPEVIICAIGSVINNCWCIGTANGSLFFFSLNGRHKMPMISLGHKIVKMRIDKQYLICLGERGLIFVWDLTTFKAVHKNIPVMPVLFKEPVEGNKVRVNKKIRNISVSPSENVILNLTNANTYTWSKDLGCWTDDSTSTT